A single window of Achromobacter xylosoxidans DNA harbors:
- a CDS encoding tetratricopeptide repeat protein, whose amino-acid sequence MGPTADRAAPPLTVREAIALAHTHWNAGQAAQAEDLCLRVLDAVPDQPDARHLLGLIAHAYGHPALALAHLRAACQPPAAPAAYCSNLAEVCRQQGRLDEAEAAARRAVAADPGLAEGWNNLGIILQEAGQLAASLDCLQRVAALLPDSPQAHNNLGNTCKRLGDNPQALAHYRRALELDPDYAQALSNMAVALGDDGRHDAALAAIRRAIEIDPLMPEAHRNLAALERARPRQSPLQGVPGTHSKQPPPHDEHTLREAEALLREGQHAQAETLLRDALTQAGHHVALLRLLVQALRPQGKLRDARDALERVLRAEPGDAGSRFELAEVLLTEGDFDAGWREYRYRYHLAHTAALARHVQKPRWDGRPIPGQTLLLHDEQGYGDTFQFLQLVALARARSGARIVLEVKEPCHALARRGDGIDEVIVTGSPPPPFDSHCELMSLPLALGLRLDDLPVRTGYLRADPACVALWRARLADLPRPLVGLVWAGRPTHPRDAQRSLALADLAPLAQAGVTFVGLQLGEASAQAASPPPGLSMVPLSQDIRDFDDTAAILTQLDVLVSVDSSPLHLAGALGCPAWALLPFASDWRWLRERRDSPWYPSIRLFRQPAPHAWQPVLEEVADALRVLRTARSADE is encoded by the coding sequence TTGGGCCCGACCGCCGACCGCGCCGCCCCGCCGTTGACCGTCCGCGAGGCCATCGCCCTGGCCCACACGCACTGGAACGCCGGTCAGGCCGCGCAAGCCGAAGACCTTTGCCTGCGCGTGCTGGACGCGGTTCCGGACCAGCCCGACGCGCGGCATTTGCTCGGCCTGATCGCGCATGCGTACGGCCATCCAGCGCTGGCGCTGGCGCACCTGCGCGCGGCCTGCCAGCCGCCCGCGGCGCCGGCCGCCTATTGCAGCAATCTGGCGGAAGTGTGCCGCCAGCAGGGACGGCTCGACGAAGCCGAGGCGGCCGCCCGCCGCGCGGTAGCCGCCGACCCGGGGCTGGCCGAGGGCTGGAACAACCTGGGCATCATCCTGCAGGAGGCAGGCCAGCTTGCCGCCAGCCTCGATTGCCTGCAGCGCGTGGCCGCGTTGCTGCCCGACAGCCCGCAGGCCCACAACAACCTGGGCAACACCTGCAAGCGCCTGGGCGACAACCCGCAGGCGCTGGCGCATTACCGCCGCGCCCTGGAATTGGACCCGGACTACGCGCAGGCCTTGAGCAACATGGCGGTGGCGTTGGGCGACGACGGCCGGCACGACGCCGCCCTGGCCGCCATCCGGCGCGCCATCGAGATCGACCCGCTAATGCCAGAGGCCCACCGGAATCTGGCCGCGCTGGAACGCGCGCGGCCACGGCAGTCTCCGCTACAGGGGGTTCCGGGCACACATTCGAAGCAGCCCCCACCGCACGACGAACACACGCTGCGCGAGGCCGAGGCGTTGCTCCGCGAGGGCCAACACGCCCAGGCCGAAACGTTGTTGCGCGACGCGCTGACGCAGGCGGGGCATCATGTCGCGCTGCTGCGCCTGCTGGTCCAGGCCCTGCGGCCGCAGGGAAAACTGCGGGACGCGCGCGACGCCCTGGAGCGCGTGCTGCGCGCGGAGCCGGGCGACGCGGGGTCGCGTTTCGAGCTGGCGGAGGTGCTGCTGACGGAAGGAGATTTCGATGCCGGCTGGCGCGAATACCGCTACCGCTATCACCTGGCGCACACGGCGGCGCTGGCCCGCCACGTGCAAAAGCCGCGCTGGGACGGCCGCCCCATTCCCGGCCAGACGCTGCTGCTGCATGACGAGCAAGGCTACGGCGATACCTTCCAGTTCCTGCAATTGGTGGCGCTGGCCCGCGCGCGCAGCGGCGCCCGCATCGTCCTGGAGGTCAAGGAGCCGTGCCACGCATTGGCGCGGCGCGGCGACGGGATTGATGAAGTCATCGTCACTGGCTCGCCGCCGCCGCCGTTCGATTCGCACTGCGAACTGATGAGCCTGCCGCTGGCGCTGGGCTTGCGGCTTGACGACCTGCCCGTGCGCACTGGCTACCTGCGCGCCGACCCGGCCTGTGTGGCTCTCTGGCGCGCGCGGCTGGCTGACTTGCCGCGCCCCCTGGTCGGCCTGGTCTGGGCCGGCCGGCCGACCCATCCGCGCGACGCCCAGCGTTCCCTGGCCCTGGCCGATCTGGCCCCGCTGGCGCAGGCCGGCGTCACCTTCGTCGGCCTGCAACTGGGCGAGGCGTCGGCCCAGGCGGCCTCGCCCCCGCCGGGCCTGAGCATGGTGCCGTTGAGCCAGGATATCCGCGACTTCGACGACACCGCGGCCATTCTGACCCAGCTGGATGTGCTCGTGTCGGTGGACTCATCGCCGCTCCACCTGGCTGGCGCGCTGGGCTGCCCGGCCTGGGCGCTATTGCCCTTCGCGTCCGACTGGCGCTGGCTGCGGGAGCGCCGCGACAGTCCCTGGTATCCGTCAATACGCCTGTTCCGCCAACCGGCTCCGCATGCATGGCAGCCGGTGCTGGAGGAGGTGGCTGACGCGCTGCGCGTTTTGCGTACGGCACGTTCCGCCGACGAATAA